GCACCTTCGCCAACGGCATCGTCGTCGGGGATATCTGGTCGGTGCTCGAGCGAGAGAAGGCGCAGTTCGACCGGGTGCGCTTCCTCAGCCTGCCGAATGTCACGCCCGTCGCCGTTCTCATCGAGCAGCACCGGAAGATGATCGCCACCGTGCGTGACCGCGACCCCGAGGCCGCGGAACAGGCCGTGCGCGACCATCTTTCGGAAGTGCTGAAGGTGACGGAACAGCTTTCCGCCCGCTATCCGGACCTCATCGTCAACGACATGTGAGAGGCCGGGGCGTCATTGCGCCTCGGCGAGAATCGCCTTTTCCATGCCCAGCGTCAGCATGCGCTCCAGCCGCAGGATCGCCGCGTCGGCAAACTTTCCCCTGGCCAGCGTCTCGGGCAGGAAATCCGGCAGGGCGGCCAGCGCGGCAAACACCGCCACCGGGTTCTCCACATCCACGCCCGTCAGGACGGCCCGGATTTCCGCCTCGCGGGGATCGTTCAGGGGATAGGTCTGCCCTTGATCGTTCCGGCCGAGGGCATAGCGCATCCAGGCCGCCGTCGCGAAGGCGAAGGGCGCGAGATATTCGTCCCGTTCCAGCACTTCGAGCGCAGGCGCGAAGATGCGTTGCGGCAGTTTCTGCGTTCCGTCCATGGCGATCTGCCGCGTCTCATGGGCGATGGCCGGATTGGAGAAGCGTTCGGACAGAGAGGACGCATAGGCCGCAAGGTCCATCGCGATGGACGGCAAGGACGATGCCGCGGCCGCCATGTGCCGGCGCACGAGCCCGCCGAGCGCCGCATCCTTCATGACATCGCAGACATAGGTCCTGCCGCTGAGAAAACCGGCATAGGCCAGCATCGAATGGCTGCCGTTCAACACGCGCAGCTTCATCTTCTCGTAGGGCGCGACGTCAGGCACGAAGAGCGCGCCGGCCGCTTCCCAGGCCGGACGGCCCGAAGGAAAACGGTCCTCGATCACCCATTGGCTGAACGGCTCCGTCTCGATGGCCGCCTCGTCGTCATAGCCTGTCAAGGCTGCGGCATCGGCCCGCGTCCTTGCCGTCGCGGCCGGCGTGATGCGATCGACCATGGTGGAGGGGAAGGCAACCTCGGCTGAAATCCGGTCGGCAAGGGCGGCGCCATGCGCACGGCGGGCGAAGTCGATGACAGCCGCCCGCACGAGCGGGCCGTTTTCCGGCAGATTGTCGCAGGATAGCACGACGAACGGCGCCAGCCCCTCGGCGAAGCGCAGGGCAAGGCCCCGGCTGACCAACCCCAGCACGCCGCGTGGCGCGGCCGGATTTTGCAGGTCGGCGGCGACCGCCGGATGGGCGGGATCGCAGCCGCCGCTGCGCAGAAGGCCATAGCCCTTTTCCGTGACGGTGATGCTGACGATCCGGCAAGCCGGTTGCACCAGCGCAGAAAGCACGCGTTCGCCAAGGGTCGCACCGGCGACGACCGCAGCGATGGAGCCGATGACCCGCGCCTGCGGCGTCTCGCCCCGTTCGATCAGGGTGTAGCGGCCGTCCTGCGGGTTGAGCGCATGGGCGACGCCTTCGCCGCGCAGCGAGACACCCGTGATGCGCCAGTCGCCGCCCTCCGCCGCCATCGCGCCATCCGTATAGGCAGCGATATGGGCGCGCGCGAAGGCGCCGAGGCCAAGATGCACGATGCCGTTGCCGGCCCCTTCGGGCTGGTAACCGGGCCAGAGCGCCGGATGGCCCGGCCGTGGTTTTCTCGCCGCGGAAAGCCTCACGCGCCGGCACCCTGCACGAGCGGGTGGTCGAGCGCGGTCATGATGCCGCGCAGCTCGGCAAGCCCCTTCAGGCGGCCGATGGCCGGATAACCGGGCTGCGCCTTCCGCTTCAGGTCGTCGAGGATATCCTGCCCGTGGTCGGGGCGCATCGGAATTTGCCAGTCGGCGCGGCCGGCGGCCTTGCGGGCGCGCTCTTCCGTCAGGATCGCATCGATCATCGCCACCATGTCGGTTCCGCCTTCGAGATGCCCGGCCTCGTGGAAGGAGCCGCCGAAATGCGGCGTTTCGAGGAGGACGTTGCGAAGATGCAGGAAATGCACGCGGCTGCCCAGACGCTTCATCATGCCCGGCAGGTCGTTGTCGTGCCGGGCGCCGAGCGAGCCGGTGCAAAGCGTGATGCCGTTGGCGGAAAGGTCGACCGCTTCCATGACCCGGCGATAATCCGCCTCGGTCGACATGATGCGCGGCAGGCCGAGCAGCGGGAACGGCGGATCGTCCGGATGGCAGCAGAGCCGCATGCCGAGATCCTGCGCCAGCGGCGCGACTTCGGCGAGAAAGTCGACGAGGTGGGTACGAAGGCGCTCCGCGCTGAGGGCGGCATATTCCGCAAGATGCGCGCGGACGTCCTCCAGCGTGAAGGATTCCGCCGCGCCCGGCAGGCCGAAGACGACATTGCCGGCAAGCTGGCGGCGGCGCTCGTCGTCCATCGCCGCATAGCGGCGGGCGGCCTCTTCGACGACGGCGGCCGGGAAGCTTTCCGCGGCACCGGGCCGGGCCAGGATATGGATATCGAAGGCGGCAAAATCGACGACATCGAACCGCATGCAGGTGGCCCCGGAGGGCAGGCGGTAGGCAAGGTCCGTGCGCGTCCAGTCGAGAACCGGCATGAAATTGTAGCAGATGACCTCGATGCCCGCGCGGGAGAGGTTCGTCATGCTCTCCTTCCAGGCAGCTATATGGGCTTTCCAGTCGCCCTTCTGCTTCTTGATGTCTTCCGAGACGGGCAGGCTTTCCACCACCTCCCAGGCAAGTCCGGATGGCGCGCCGTCCGCCATGCGCCCGATGACACGCTGGCGCTCGGCGATCTCCGCGGCGGACCAGACCGCGCCGGTCGGCACGTGATGCAGCGCGGAGACCACGCCCTCCACACCCGCCTGCCGCATATCGTCGATCGAGACGAGGTCCTTCGGACCAAACCACCGCCACGTCTGACGCATTTCATCCCCCTGTCGAATGCTTGATGTGACATCAGTGCTACCAGATAGTCGACTAGTATACAAGATGAAAGCCATCAATCCCCGCAGGGCTTTTCGGTCACCAAGCCATGACAGCTCGGGCCTCCCACCACGGCGAAGGGGCTATCCCCTTTATCTTTTCCTTATGCCGCGCCGACGCCTTCCCAATCGAAACCTGACGCCGACAGGGCCTAGTCTTTTCCCGCACAACAGGAGAACGGACATGTCCGATGTCATCTTTCTTGCGCTCGGCTGCGGCGCTTTCATCGTCTTCGCCGCCTATGCCGGCGCGCTCGACCGGCTTTGAGGAGCGACCAATGCTCGAACCTCTTTTCGGCCTTTTCGTCGCGCTCGCCCTCGGCGCCTATCTCGTGGTCACGCTTTTGCGACCCGAACGCTTCTGAGCTTCCAGGAGAATTTTCATGACCATGATCGGGTGGCTGCAAATCGCCCTCTTCTTCCTCGCGGTTCTGATCACCATCAGACCGCTGGGGCTCTATATGGCCCGCGTCTTCGCCGGGGAGCGCACGCTGCTCTCGCCGGTTCTGGGGCGTCTGGAAACCGACCTCTACCGCATTTCGGGCATCGGCCCGAACAAGGAGCAGGGTTGGCTCGCCTATACCCTTTCCATGCTGGCCTTCTCGCTCGCCGGCTTCATCGCGCTCTATGCAATCCTGCGCCTGCAGGCCTATCTGCCGCTGAACCCGCAGGCCATGGCCGCCGTGACGGCGGATTCGGCCTTCAACACCGCGGTCAGCTTCGTCACCAACACCAACTGGCAGGGCTATGGCGGCGAAGCCACCATGAGCTATCTGACCCAGATGCTGGCGCTGACGGTGCAGAACTTCGTCTCGGCCGCCACC
This genomic stretch from Roseateles sp. XES5 harbors:
- a CDS encoding mannitol dehydrogenase family protein yields the protein MRLSAARKPRPGHPALWPGYQPEGAGNGIVHLGLGAFARAHIAAYTDGAMAAEGGDWRITGVSLRGEGVAHALNPQDGRYTLIERGETPQARVIGSIAAVVAGATLGERVLSALVQPACRIVSITVTEKGYGLLRSGGCDPAHPAVAADLQNPAAPRGVLGLVSRGLALRFAEGLAPFVVLSCDNLPENGPLVRAAVIDFARRAHGAALADRISAEVAFPSTMVDRITPAATARTRADAAALTGYDDEAAIETEPFSQWVIEDRFPSGRPAWEAAGALFVPDVAPYEKMKLRVLNGSHSMLAYAGFLSGRTYVCDVMKDAALGGLVRRHMAAAASSLPSIAMDLAAYASSLSERFSNPAIAHETRQIAMDGTQKLPQRIFAPALEVLERDEYLAPFAFATAAWMRYALGRNDQGQTYPLNDPREAEIRAVLTGVDVENPVAVFAALAALPDFLPETLARGKFADAAILRLERMLTLGMEKAILAEAQ
- the uxuA gene encoding mannonate dehydratase — protein: MRQTWRWFGPKDLVSIDDMRQAGVEGVVSALHHVPTGAVWSAAEIAERQRVIGRMADGAPSGLAWEVVESLPVSEDIKKQKGDWKAHIAAWKESMTNLSRAGIEVICYNFMPVLDWTRTDLAYRLPSGATCMRFDVVDFAAFDIHILARPGAAESFPAAVVEEAARRYAAMDDERRRQLAGNVVFGLPGAAESFTLEDVRAHLAEYAALSAERLRTHLVDFLAEVAPLAQDLGMRLCCHPDDPPFPLLGLPRIMSTEADYRRVMEAVDLSANGITLCTGSLGARHDNDLPGMMKRLGSRVHFLHLRNVLLETPHFGGSFHEAGHLEGGTDMVAMIDAILTEERARKAAGRADWQIPMRPDHGQDILDDLKRKAQPGYPAIGRLKGLAELRGIMTALDHPLVQGAGA
- the kdpF gene encoding K(+)-transporting ATPase subunit F codes for the protein MSSFLRSAAALSSSSPPMPARSTGFEERPMLEPLFGLFVALALGAYLVVTLLRPERF